The Haloimpatiens massiliensis genome contains a region encoding:
- a CDS encoding M20 family metallo-hydrolase, giving the protein MYELIDELVHDIEKKIINYRREFHKYPETAWMEFRTASLIGKRLMDMGYHVKIGKEVMNDNYRMNVPSNEELEDNYERAIKQGAYEEICKLMTGGFTAVVGILDNGPGPQIALRFDIDGIKVMESKEEDHLPFRNGFSSVNHGIMHACGHDGHIAIGLGVAELIMKFRAGLKGKIKLIFQPAEEGVRGAKCIAESNLLDDVDYIISGHIGMRAKKSGEIVCGTEGFLATSKINAEFKGRSSHAGAAPEKGHNALLSASTAVLNLDAIPRNGQGTTRINVGKLVAGSGRNVVPGRAFMEIETRGETTNLNKYMEEYAERILRASAEMHDTHVEIKHVGKSISAKSDKELVEIIKNVATDMKSYSLIYDKEDFGASEDICYMMKKVQDNGGKAAYIMFGSDLKGEHHSPRFDFNEKDLINAVKLYIEVILRISNKVSYRHIQINNKSVC; this is encoded by the coding sequence ATGTATGAACTTATAGATGAATTAGTTCATGATATAGAGAAGAAGATAATTAACTATAGAAGAGAGTTTCATAAATATCCAGAAACTGCTTGGATGGAGTTTCGAACTGCTTCACTGATAGGAAAAAGGTTAATGGATATGGGCTATCATGTAAAAATAGGAAAAGAGGTTATGAATGATAACTATAGAATGAATGTGCCTTCTAATGAGGAACTAGAAGATAACTATGAAAGGGCTATAAAACAAGGGGCCTACGAAGAAATATGCAAGCTGATGACGGGTGGATTTACAGCTGTGGTGGGTATTTTAGATAATGGACCAGGACCGCAAATAGCATTGAGATTTGATATAGATGGAATTAAAGTAATGGAAAGTAAAGAAGAAGATCATTTACCTTTTAGAAATGGTTTTTCTTCTGTAAATCATGGGATTATGCATGCCTGTGGTCATGATGGACATATAGCCATAGGTTTAGGAGTGGCAGAACTTATTATGAAGTTCAGAGCTGGATTGAAAGGAAAGATAAAGCTTATATTTCAACCAGCAGAGGAAGGGGTTAGAGGTGCTAAGTGTATAGCAGAATCTAATTTATTAGATGATGTAGATTATATAATAAGTGGACACATAGGTATGAGGGCTAAAAAGTCTGGCGAGATAGTCTGTGGGACAGAAGGTTTTTTAGCTACATCAAAGATTAATGCTGAGTTTAAAGGCAGGTCATCTCATGCTGGAGCGGCGCCAGAAAAAGGACACAATGCACTGCTCTCAGCTTCCACTGCGGTTTTGAATTTAGATGCTATACCTAGAAATGGGCAGGGTACTACTAGAATAAATGTTGGTAAATTAGTAGCGGGCAGTGGAAGAAATGTAGTACCAGGGAGAGCCTTTATGGAGATAGAGACTAGAGGGGAAACTACAAATTTAAACAAATATATGGAGGAATATGCAGAGAGAATATTGAGGGCATCAGCAGAAATGCACGATACTCATGTAGAAATAAAACATGTGGGAAAGTCCATAAGTGCTAAAAGTGATAAGGAATTAGTGGAAATTATTAAAAATGTTGCAACAGATATGAAAAGCTACAGCCTCATATATGATAAGGAGGACTTTGGAGCCAGCGAAGATATATGCTATATGATGAAAAAGGTTCAAGATAATGGCGGAAAAGCAGCATATATTATGTTTGGCAGTGATTTAAAGGGGGAGCATCACTCGCCTAGATTTGATTTTAATGAGAAGGATTTAATTAACGCAGTAAAACTTTACATTGAGGTTATATTACGAATATCTAATAAAGTTTCATATAGGCACATTCAAATAAATAACAAGTCAGTATGCTAG